One window of Nocardia nova SH22a genomic DNA carries:
- a CDS encoding FAD-dependent monooxygenase: MTDADVIIVGAGPTGLMLAAELRLAGVRPVVLERSAQLRTVPKANGLAGQIVQLLGYRGLKERLEAIGSSAGPTAAIPFGGMHVDLSPLADPPLRAMHLPQPKLERLLDDWASELGAEVWRGHEVNGVEQDDAGVTVAVRGPEGEYRLGASYVVACDGASSRVRAMAGIDFPGTTYPEVNRLGQVSVPDSVTQLDTGELELAGHGAIPTGFTRTDHGVFAVGRLSPAGTLMIQTTEDEATGTDDNEPMTLTELQDSIRRVIGVELPMSDPIRLSRYQFQARQAEQYRAGRILVAGDAAHAFPATGVGLNAGMLDAVNLAWKLAAELQGRAPEGLLDSYHEERHFAGARTMMHTQAQVALRRGDDPAAEALRELFQELLRDVPALHRMGALIAGTDLRYPLPNPNGHPLTGTVVADLPLRTDAGDMSIADLMRAARPVLLILAARPDLREVAEEWADRVDLRTATTGDRPADALLIRPDAHIAWAATVDEPLDTAAPALRDALTTWFGAPDRAATPVSAGG; this comes from the coding sequence ATGACTGATGCCGACGTGATCATCGTGGGTGCGGGCCCGACGGGCCTGATGCTGGCGGCCGAACTGCGGCTGGCCGGGGTGCGGCCGGTGGTTCTGGAGCGGTCGGCGCAGTTGCGGACCGTGCCGAAAGCGAATGGGCTCGCTGGGCAGATCGTGCAATTGCTGGGTTATCGGGGGTTGAAGGAACGGCTCGAGGCGATAGGTTCGAGCGCGGGTCCGACGGCCGCGATTCCCTTCGGCGGAATGCACGTGGACCTGAGCCCGCTGGCCGATCCGCCGCTGCGGGCCATGCATCTGCCGCAGCCGAAACTCGAACGGCTGCTCGATGATTGGGCGAGCGAGCTCGGAGCCGAGGTGTGGCGCGGGCACGAGGTGAACGGGGTCGAGCAGGATGATGCCGGGGTCACCGTGGCCGTGCGCGGTCCGGAGGGCGAATACCGGCTCGGCGCAAGCTATGTGGTGGCGTGCGACGGCGCTTCCAGCCGCGTCCGCGCGATGGCCGGAATCGACTTCCCCGGAACCACATATCCGGAGGTCAACCGGCTGGGCCAGGTCAGTGTGCCCGATTCGGTGACCCAGCTCGACACCGGCGAACTCGAACTCGCCGGGCACGGCGCCATTCCCACCGGCTTCACCCGGACCGACCACGGGGTGTTCGCGGTGGGACGGCTCTCCCCGGCGGGCACGCTGATGATCCAGACCACCGAGGACGAAGCCACCGGCACCGACGACAACGAGCCCATGACCCTGACCGAGCTGCAGGACAGCATCCGCCGGGTCATCGGTGTCGAGCTACCCATGAGCGACCCGATTCGCTTGTCGCGCTACCAATTCCAGGCCCGCCAGGCCGAACAATACCGCGCCGGAAGGATTCTGGTGGCCGGTGACGCCGCGCACGCGTTCCCGGCCACGGGCGTCGGGCTCAACGCGGGCATGCTCGACGCGGTCAACCTGGCCTGGAAACTGGCCGCCGAGTTGCAGGGCCGGGCGCCGGAGGGCCTGCTGGACAGCTATCACGAGGAGCGCCACTTCGCGGGCGCGCGCACGATGATGCACACCCAGGCGCAGGTGGCACTGCGCCGCGGCGACGACCCGGCCGCCGAGGCGCTGCGTGAGCTGTTCCAGGAACTGCTGAGGGACGTGCCCGCGCTGCACCGGATGGGAGCCCTCATCGCGGGTACCGATCTGCGGTATCCGCTGCCGAATCCCAACGGCCACCCGCTGACCGGCACTGTCGTCGCCGACCTACCCCTGCGGACCGATGCGGGAGACATGAGCATCGCCGACCTGATGCGCGCCGCCCGCCCGGTTCTGTTGATCCTGGCCGCCCGCCCGGACCTCCGCGAGGTCGCCGAGGAGTGGGCCGATCGCGTCGACCTCCGCACCGCGACCACCGGCGACCGCCCCGCCGATGCCTTACTGATCCGCCCGGACGCCCACATCGCCTGGGCCGCAACGGTCGACGAGCCCCTCGACACGGCGGCACCCGCACTGCGCGACGCCCTCACCACCTGGTTCGGCGCGCCCGACCGAGCTGCCACCCCGGTCTCGGCCGGCGGCTGA
- a CDS encoding amidohydrolase family protein yields MDKNDMILVSVDDHIIEPPDMFANHLPAKYADEAPQLIRMENGADMWKFRDRVIPNVALNAVAGRPKEEYGLEPEGLDEIRPGCYNVDERVKDMNAGGVLAQMNFPSFPGFAARLFATEDSDFSLALVRAYNDWHIDEWCGAYPGRFVPMALPVIWDAELCAAEVRRVSEKGVHALTFTENPAALGYPSFHHEYWNPLWKALVDTDTVLNVHIGSSGKLTIPASDSPPDVMITLQPMNIVSAAADLLWSRPIKEYKDLKIGLSEGGTGWIPYFLERIDRTFDMHSTWTLQDFGGKLPSEVFREHFLTCFISDPIGVRLRHEIGIDNIAWEMDYPHSDSMWPGAPEELTSVFGAENVPDDEIDKMTHLNALKWYSFDPFTHVPREKATVGALRAASAGHDVSIQARSHQQSSAQDKLAAFRSQIDAATAHTAD; encoded by the coding sequence GTGGACAAGAACGACATGATCCTGGTCAGCGTCGACGACCACATCATCGAACCGCCCGACATGTTCGCCAACCATCTTCCGGCCAAGTACGCGGACGAGGCGCCACAGTTGATCCGGATGGAAAACGGCGCCGACATGTGGAAGTTCCGTGATCGGGTGATTCCGAACGTGGCGCTCAACGCCGTCGCCGGCCGTCCGAAGGAGGAATACGGGCTGGAGCCCGAGGGCCTCGACGAGATCCGGCCGGGGTGCTACAACGTCGACGAACGGGTGAAGGACATGAACGCGGGCGGCGTACTCGCCCAGATGAACTTCCCGTCCTTCCCCGGCTTCGCCGCCCGGCTGTTCGCGACCGAGGACTCGGATTTCTCGCTGGCCCTGGTCCGGGCCTACAACGACTGGCACATCGACGAGTGGTGTGGCGCCTACCCGGGCCGCTTCGTTCCGATGGCGCTGCCGGTCATCTGGGATGCGGAACTGTGCGCCGCCGAGGTGCGCCGGGTGTCGGAGAAGGGCGTGCACGCGCTGACGTTCACCGAGAATCCGGCGGCGCTGGGGTACCCGAGTTTCCACCACGAGTACTGGAATCCGCTGTGGAAGGCGTTGGTGGACACCGACACCGTGCTCAACGTCCACATCGGCTCGTCGGGCAAGCTGACCATTCCGGCATCGGACTCGCCGCCGGATGTGATGATCACGCTGCAGCCGATGAACATCGTGTCCGCGGCCGCCGACCTGCTCTGGTCGCGTCCGATCAAGGAGTACAAGGATCTGAAGATCGGCCTGTCCGAGGGCGGCACCGGCTGGATCCCGTACTTCCTGGAGCGCATCGACCGCACCTTCGACATGCACTCCACCTGGACCCTGCAGGACTTCGGCGGGAAATTGCCGAGTGAGGTATTCCGCGAGCACTTCCTGACGTGCTTCATCAGCGACCCGATCGGGGTCCGGCTGCGCCACGAGATCGGCATCGACAACATCGCGTGGGAGATGGACTACCCGCACAGCGACTCGATGTGGCCGGGCGCCCCCGAGGAACTGACATCGGTGTTCGGGGCGGAGAACGTCCCCGACGACGAGATCGACAAGATGACCCACCTCAACGCCCTGAAGTGGTACTCGTTCGATCCGTTCACGCATGTGCCGCGGGAGAAGGCGACGGTCGGCGCGCTGCGCGCCGCCTCGGCCGGCCACGATGTCAGCATCCAGGCACGAAGCCACCAGCAGAGCAGTGCCCAGGACAAGCTGGCGGCCTTCCGTTCTCAGATCGACGCCGCCACCGCACACACCGCCGACTGA
- a CDS encoding amidohydrolase family protein, whose product MTAAHGIPIFDADSHMYETAEALTKFLPERYRQAMQYVQIGRHTRIAINGRITDFIPNPTFDRVAAPGAHERFFAGENTEGLTLREMQGEAIDAPPATRNPDDRIAELDRQGVRETLNYPTLASLVEHSAADDPELTLAIIHALNEWMLEHWGYAYQDRIFSTPIINCSEVDGARRELEYLLDKGARVVLMKPAPVRGLHGWRSPALPEFDPFWRDVEDAGLPIVLHASQPPLDEYVNRWEPPATKNFMAMSSFRWLALGHREISDMIGSLICHGTLTRFPKLRIASVENGSSWIHPLFHDLADLTKKMPQNFPEDPIEVFRRNIWVSPFWEGSVSDVVETVGWDRVMFGSDYPHPEGLPEPKAYWKYAEGMDNRRTWDFLGDNARRFVGLPIENPDPAALEPPAEIATAAS is encoded by the coding sequence ATGACAGCAGCACACGGCATCCCGATCTTCGATGCCGATTCCCACATGTACGAGACGGCGGAGGCGCTGACCAAATTCCTGCCCGAGCGCTACCGCCAGGCGATGCAGTACGTGCAGATCGGCCGCCACACCCGGATCGCCATCAACGGCCGGATCACCGACTTCATCCCGAATCCGACTTTCGACCGCGTCGCCGCCCCCGGCGCGCACGAACGGTTCTTCGCGGGCGAGAACACCGAGGGCCTGACCCTGCGGGAGATGCAGGGCGAGGCGATCGACGCGCCGCCGGCAACGCGGAACCCGGACGATCGCATCGCCGAACTCGATCGCCAGGGAGTCCGGGAGACGCTCAACTACCCGACCCTCGCCAGTCTGGTCGAGCATTCCGCGGCCGATGATCCCGAGCTGACGCTCGCGATCATCCACGCACTCAACGAGTGGATGCTCGAACACTGGGGCTACGCCTATCAGGACCGGATCTTCAGCACTCCGATCATCAACTGTTCGGAGGTCGACGGCGCCCGCCGCGAACTGGAGTACCTCCTCGACAAGGGCGCGAGGGTCGTTCTCATGAAGCCCGCACCGGTGCGGGGCCTGCACGGCTGGCGATCTCCCGCCCTGCCGGAGTTCGATCCGTTCTGGCGCGATGTGGAGGACGCCGGGCTGCCGATCGTGTTGCACGCCAGCCAGCCTCCACTGGACGAGTACGTGAATCGCTGGGAACCTCCGGCTACCAAGAACTTCATGGCCATGAGTTCGTTCCGCTGGCTGGCGCTCGGGCACCGGGAGATCTCCGACATGATCGGCAGCCTGATCTGTCACGGCACCCTGACCCGGTTCCCGAAGCTGCGCATCGCGAGTGTGGAGAACGGCAGCTCCTGGATCCACCCGCTGTTCCACGATCTGGCCGATCTGACGAAGAAGATGCCGCAGAACTTCCCCGAGGACCCGATCGAGGTGTTCCGGCGGAACATCTGGGTCAGCCCGTTCTGGGAGGGCTCGGTCTCCGATGTGGTCGAAACGGTGGGCTGGGACCGGGTGATGTTCGGCTCGGACTACCCGCACCCGGAGGGCCTGCCCGAACCGAAGGCGTATTGGAAGTACGCCGAAGGCATGGACAACCGCCGGACATGGGATTTCCTCGGCGACAACGCGCGGCGGTTCGTGGGCCTGCCGATCGAGAATCCGGACCCCGCCGCCCTCGAACCCCCGGCCGAGATCGCCACCGCGGCATCGTAA
- a CDS encoding pyridoxamine 5'-phosphate oxidase family protein: protein MSSKIPDGLEDLLHRPIVGVLATVTPDGSPDQSPMRFKWDGAHLRMSHSIPRRKFTSLQANPNYSFLLIDPDAPARRLEARGWLVTVQGDEDGKFHAELAHRYGDTEYLPPADVSDRVVLILDTTGFAAK, encoded by the coding sequence ATGAGTTCGAAAATTCCCGACGGCCTGGAGGATCTGCTCCATCGACCCATCGTGGGCGTCCTCGCGACCGTCACGCCCGACGGATCCCCGGACCAGTCGCCCATGCGCTTCAAATGGGACGGTGCGCATCTGCGGATGAGTCACTCGATTCCCCGGCGCAAGTTCACGAGCCTGCAGGCCAACCCGAACTACTCGTTTCTGCTCATCGACCCGGACGCGCCCGCACGGCGGCTCGAGGCCCGCGGCTGGCTGGTCACCGTCCAAGGCGACGAGGACGGCAAGTTCCACGCGGAATTGGCCCACCGCTACGGCGACACCGAATATCTACCCCCGGCGGACGTGAGCGATCGAGTCGTCCTGATCTTGGACACCACCGGATTCGCAGCCAAATAG
- a CDS encoding Zn-ribbon domain-containing OB-fold protein has translation MQRMIAPEISTWPAEDFSLVGGACGDCGATVFPVQDLCPRCSGQSVETIALPREGTLVAWTTQGFLPGPPYLGDENAKTFVPFGVGLVQLGDVIRVEGRLTENDPEKLEFGMRVALTTVPLGTDADGHDVLTFAFQPL, from the coding sequence ATGCAGCGAATGATCGCGCCGGAGATTTCCACCTGGCCGGCTGAGGATTTCTCTCTAGTGGGAGGCGCCTGTGGTGACTGCGGCGCCACCGTCTTTCCGGTACAGGATCTGTGCCCGCGCTGCAGCGGGCAGTCGGTCGAGACCATCGCCTTGCCCCGGGAGGGAACCCTCGTGGCCTGGACCACCCAGGGATTCCTGCCCGGGCCGCCCTATCTCGGCGACGAGAACGCGAAGACGTTCGTCCCGTTCGGGGTCGGACTGGTTCAGCTCGGTGACGTCATCCGGGTGGAGGGCAGGCTCACCGAAAACGACCCGGAGAAGCTGGAATTCGGCATGCGGGTCGCGCTGACCACCGTTCCGCTCGGCACCGACGCGGACGGGCACGACGTGCTCACCTTCGCGTTTCAGCCGCTGTAG
- a CDS encoding thiolase family protein, which translates to MTNDVAIIGVGLHPFGRFEGKTAMQMGTDAIRAALADAGLQWRDMQFAVGGSWEVANPDAIVGLMGLTGLPFTNVFNACATSASATEACADAIRLGKYDIGIAIGMDKHPRGAFTVDPTLVGMPKWYGENGQYLTTQFFGMKANRYLHDHGISQRTLARVAAKNYRNGGLNPNAFRRKPIPEDDILAAPVLNYPLTHTMFCAPDEGAGAVIMCRADLAHRYTAKPVYVRAVEIRTRTYGAYEVNTTYAPVEEAEAPSVHASRAAFESAGIAPADIDVAQLQDTDSGAEVIHMAEAGLCAHGEQEKLIAEGATEISGSLPVNTDGGLIANGEPIGASGMRQLHELVLQLRGTAGSRQVAGEPKAGFALLYGAPGTAGATIVTT; encoded by the coding sequence ATGACCAACGATGTCGCGATCATCGGAGTCGGCCTGCATCCGTTCGGCCGCTTCGAAGGCAAGACGGCGATGCAGATGGGTACCGACGCGATCCGGGCCGCCCTGGCCGATGCCGGGCTCCAGTGGCGGGATATGCAATTCGCCGTGGGTGGCAGCTGGGAGGTCGCCAACCCGGACGCGATCGTGGGCCTGATGGGGCTCACCGGCCTGCCGTTCACCAATGTGTTCAACGCGTGCGCCACCTCCGCCAGTGCCACCGAGGCCTGTGCCGACGCCATCCGGCTCGGCAAGTACGACATCGGGATCGCCATCGGCATGGACAAGCACCCGCGCGGAGCGTTCACCGTCGACCCGACCCTGGTCGGGATGCCGAAGTGGTACGGCGAGAACGGTCAATACCTGACCACCCAGTTCTTCGGTATGAAGGCGAACCGCTATCTGCACGATCACGGGATCTCGCAGCGCACCCTGGCCCGGGTGGCGGCGAAGAACTACCGCAACGGCGGATTGAACCCGAACGCGTTCCGCCGCAAGCCGATTCCCGAGGACGACATCCTGGCCGCGCCCGTTCTCAACTACCCGCTGACGCACACCATGTTCTGCGCGCCGGACGAGGGCGCCGGTGCCGTGATCATGTGCCGCGCGGACCTGGCGCACCGCTACACCGCCAAGCCGGTGTACGTGCGCGCGGTGGAGATCCGCACCCGCACCTACGGCGCCTACGAGGTGAACACCACCTACGCGCCCGTCGAGGAGGCCGAGGCTCCCTCGGTCCACGCCTCCCGGGCGGCGTTCGAGTCCGCCGGGATCGCCCCGGCCGATATCGATGTCGCCCAGTTGCAGGACACCGACTCCGGCGCCGAGGTCATCCACATGGCGGAGGCGGGGCTGTGCGCGCACGGTGAGCAGGAGAAGCTGATCGCGGAGGGCGCCACCGAGATCTCCGGCTCCCTGCCGGTGAACACCGACGGCGGCCTGATCGCCAACGGTGAGCCGATCGGCGCGTCGGGGATGCGCCAATTGCACGAGCTGGTACTGCAATTGCGCGGTACGGCCGGGTCGCGGCAGGTGGCGGGGGAGCCCAAGGCGGGTTTCGCGCTGCTCTACGGAGCCCCCGGTACCGCGGGCGCGACGATCGTCACCACCTGA
- a CDS encoding SDR family oxidoreductase encodes MGGQRHRRDLAGRTMIMSGGSRGIGLAIALRAAADGANVTLIAKTDVPHPTLPGTIHTAAEEIEAAGGAVLKVVGDIRDDATVTAAVEQTVDRFGGIDLVVNNASAIDLDPAGSLPMKRYDLMQDINCRGAYLLSSSAIPALRKSAAAERNPHILTMSPPLNLDPRWAGSCLGYTIAKYGMSLTTLGLAEQLRGDRIGVNSLWPRTTVATAAIANRPGGAERVATSRTPEICADAAYFVLTDDAASTTGNFFLDDDVLTAHGVTDLDRYRVTPGDAPLTPDMFL; translated from the coding sequence ATGGGCGGCCAGCGCCACCGGCGTGATCTGGCGGGCAGGACCATGATCATGTCGGGTGGCAGCCGGGGGATCGGTCTCGCCATCGCCCTGCGTGCCGCCGCCGACGGCGCGAATGTCACCCTGATCGCGAAAACCGATGTCCCCCATCCCACATTGCCCGGAACCATCCACACCGCCGCCGAGGAGATCGAGGCGGCGGGTGGGGCGGTGCTGAAGGTGGTGGGCGATATCCGGGACGATGCGACGGTGACGGCGGCGGTCGAGCAGACCGTGGACCGCTTCGGCGGCATCGACCTGGTGGTGAACAACGCCTCCGCGATCGATCTGGACCCGGCCGGATCGTTGCCGATGAAGCGCTACGACCTCATGCAGGACATCAACTGCCGCGGCGCCTATCTGCTCAGTTCGTCCGCTATTCCCGCGCTGCGTAAATCGGCTGCGGCAGAACGTAATCCGCACATCCTGACCATGTCACCACCGTTGAACCTCGACCCGAGGTGGGCGGGTTCCTGCCTGGGCTACACGATCGCCAAGTACGGAATGTCGCTGACCACACTCGGTCTGGCGGAGCAATTGCGCGGTGACCGGATCGGGGTGAATTCGCTGTGGCCGCGAACGACCGTCGCCACCGCGGCGATCGCCAACCGGCCCGGCGGAGCGGAGCGGGTCGCCACCTCGCGCACGCCCGAGATATGCGCGGACGCAGCATATTTCGTGCTCACCGATGACGCCGCGAGCACCACCGGCAACTTCTTCCTCGACGACGACGTGCTCACCGCGCACGGCGTCACGGATCTGGACCGCTACCGGGTCACCCCCGGCGACGCCCCACTGACCCCGGACATGTTCCTGTGA
- a CDS encoding enoyl-CoA hydratase/isomerase family protein, translated as MSEDVLIESQDAGVRTLTLNRPQRRNALNPELWAALLAALRAVASDGSVRCVVLTGAGNAFCAGADVVNSDPYAAPFGKLHAISSVAQQLHDLAVPTVAKVRGAAVGAGWNLALGCDLVIATPDARFSQIFSRRGLSLDCGGSWLLPKLVGVQQAKRLALLGETIDAAEARELGLVTWVRPDDDIDEFTATVAGRLAAGPPVALAQIKGLINEGADRTLHDALAGEARAQAVAFATTDVPEAYAAFREKRETSFRGEWNVRRPDPVD; from the coding sequence GTGAGCGAGGACGTGCTGATCGAGTCCCAGGACGCGGGGGTGCGCACCCTGACGTTGAACCGGCCACAGCGGCGCAACGCGCTGAATCCGGAGTTGTGGGCCGCGTTGCTCGCCGCGCTGCGGGCGGTCGCGTCCGACGGTTCGGTGCGCTGCGTGGTCCTCACCGGGGCGGGGAACGCGTTCTGCGCGGGCGCCGACGTGGTGAACAGCGATCCCTACGCGGCGCCGTTCGGCAAGCTGCACGCGATCTCGTCGGTGGCCCAGCAGTTGCACGATCTGGCGGTGCCGACCGTGGCCAAGGTCAGGGGCGCGGCGGTCGGGGCGGGCTGGAACCTGGCACTCGGCTGCGATCTGGTGATCGCGACGCCGGATGCCCGGTTCTCCCAGATCTTTTCCCGGCGCGGTCTCTCGCTGGACTGCGGCGGTTCCTGGCTGCTGCCGAAACTGGTCGGGGTCCAGCAGGCCAAACGGCTGGCGCTGCTCGGCGAGACGATCGATGCCGCGGAAGCGCGGGAGCTGGGTCTGGTGACCTGGGTCCGGCCCGACGACGACATCGACGAGTTCACCGCGACCGTGGCGGGCCGGCTGGCGGCGGGCCCGCCGGTGGCGCTGGCCCAGATCAAAGGGCTGATCAACGAGGGCGCCGACCGCACCCTGCACGACGCCCTGGCCGGTGAGGCGCGGGCGCAGGCCGTGGCGTTCGCGACGACCGATGTGCCCGAGGCGTACGCGGCGTTCCGTGAGAAGCGGGAGACGTCCTTCCGGGGCGAGTGGAATGTGCGCCGCCCCGATCCGGTGGACTGA